One window of the Triticum dicoccoides isolate Atlit2015 ecotype Zavitan chromosome 3B, WEW_v2.0, whole genome shotgun sequence genome contains the following:
- the LOC119275713 gene encoding nuclear pore complex protein NUP98A-like isoform X2 — protein MFGSTNPFGQSSASAFGQTSSNPFGAQSGFGQTSTTTNNPFGSPTTAFGAQTGTTSPFGATSSTAGAFGQPSAPAFGATSTPAFGAAPIGGFGQPSTPAFGTPSSSPFGSSTPAFGASPAPAFGAGATSSGFGSGSLFGQKPSFGGFGSSPSQSSPFGSTFQQTQPTFGNSTFGATTTPAFGTTTTPSFGATTTPAFGSTSTSLFGASSTPAFGSTPFGSTTTPSFGSSGTTTFGASSAPAFGASSMPANAFSFGSSPSFGQTASATGSTPFGTTPSPFGAQTSPFGSQTAAPAFGQASFGNQSGGTRVQPYVQTPDPDSATSGTQPAAKLNSISAMPAYKEKSHEELRWEDYQRGDKGGPNSSVTPVANSFPTPSPSFQTNPPANPFAKPSTGGFGATPNPFSSPTVTPFGQTSSSAFSANTSPSLFANTTPSLFSTPSTTPNLFNNSLSISNNTQSAGLFQSSPAIAPFSQSFSQQSSTPAFSTGIFNTPNPGMTGGLFGNTSSPFLTSTFQQSAPVQQTPSLFSFQPQTQPGGFTGFSNTMNLAPFGQQTTSQSNMVMQPTLVSNPFGTLPAMPQMSIGNGGSAPSIQYGISSLPVPEKPLPSRTVSMVVPRHLSQRRIKLLPRKYNQTSDGKVPFFADDEESPATPKADAFFIPRENPRSLIIRPTDQWRSRSAADRQSVLRDSTDLDKHNDALVGKERGKAVVSPARSGSVENGTYRDEHHQALPEAHANGSSVEKLIPKLSQADYFTEPSLEELAAKERAEPGYCSRVRDFVVGRQGYGSIKFMGETDVRGLDLESIVEFNNREVIVYKDDNEKPQVGEGLNKAAVVTLLNIKCVNRKTGDQYTEGPRVDKYKEMLVKKAEEQGVEFISFDAAKGEWKFKVKHFSSYGFAEAEVGLVDSL, from the exons ATGTTCGGCTCCACCAATCCGTTCGGGCAGTCGTCCGCTAGCGCTTTTGGGCAGACCTCCAGCAACCCCTTCGGGGCCCAATCGGGGTTCGGCCAGACCAGCACCACCACCAACAATCCCTTCGGCAGCCCGACCACCGCCTTCGGTGCGCAGACCGGGACCACCTCGCCTTTCGGcgccacctcctccaccgccggcGCGTTTGGCCAGCCATCCGCTCCGGCGTTCGGGGCTACATCCACCCCGGCGTTTGGGGCCGCGCCAATTGGCGGATTTGGCCAGCCATCCACGCCGGCGTTCGGCACCCCGTCGTCCTCTCCGTTCGGGAGCTCCACGCCAGCCTTTGGTGCGTCGCCAGCCCCTGCGTTTGGCGCGGGCGCCACATCCTCCGGCTTTGGCAGCG GATCTTTGTTTGGACAAAAGCCAAGTTTTGGTGGTTTTGGATCATCCCCTAGCCAGTCTAGTCCTTTCGGTAGCACATTTCAGCAAACACAGCCAACATTTGGCAACAGCACTTTCGGCGCCACAACTACACCGGCCTTTGGCACCACGACGACGCCATCCTTTGGTGCCACAACCACCCCAGCGTTTGGCTCAACATCAACATCCCTATTTGGGGCTTCCAGCACACCAGCATTTGGCTCCACACCCTTCGGTTCAACCACGACTCCTAGTTTTGGATCCTCAGGAACCACAACATTTGGTGCGAGCAGTGCTCCAGCTTTTGGAGCTTCAAGCATGCCAGCAAATGCTTTTAGTTTTGGTTCTTCCCCATCCTTTGGACAAACAGCATCTGCAACCGGAAGCACTCCGTTCGGAACAACTCCTTCGCCTTTTGGGGCACAAACGTCTCCATTTGGCTCGCAGACAGCAGCACCAGCATTTGGGCAAGCTTCATTTGGAAATCAATCTGGAGGAACCAGAGTACAGCCTTATGTGCAGACACCAGATCCTGACAGTGCTACAAGTGGTACTCAGCCTGCTGCAAAACTTAATTCCATATCAGCCATGCCTGCATACAAAGAGAAGAGTCATGAAGAGTTGAGGTGGGAGGATTACCAGCGTGGAGACAAGGGTGGACCAAACTCTTCTGTAACTCCAGTGGCGAACAGCTTTCCAACTCCGTCGCCAAGTTTTCAAACAAATCCGCCGGCAAATCCATTTGCTAAGCCCTCTACAGGTGGTTTTGGTGCCACTCCGAACCCATTTTCGTCGCCCACAGTTACCCCATTTGGACAAACAAGCAGTTCTGCATTTTCAGCAAATACCTCACCATCTCTATTTGCGAATACTACTCCTTCATTATTCAGCACGCCATCGACAACCCCAAATCTTTTCAATAATAGCTTATCCATTAGTAATAATACTCAATCAGCTGGGCTGTTTCAGTCTTCCCCTGCAATAGCGCCATTTAGCCAGTCGTTTAGCCAGCAATCAAGCACCCCAGCTTTCTCCACTGGTATATTCAACACACCGAACCCTGGAATGACCGGAGGGCTGTTTGGCAACACATCTTCACCTTTTCTAACA TCAACATTTCAACAATCTGCTCCTGTTCAGCAGACTCCAAGCTTATTCTCATTCCAACCTCAAACCCAACCAG GTGGATTCACTGGTTTTTCCAACACGATGAATCTGGCTCCATTTGGACAGCA AACCACCAGCCAGTCCAATATGGTTATGCAGCCGACTCTTGTTTCAAATCCCTTCGGGACACTTCCAGCAATGCCTCAGATGTCCATTGGGAATGGTGGATCCGCACCCTCTATCCAGTATGGCATATCAAGTTTGCCG GTTCCTGAGAAGCCTCTTCCAAGCAGAACAGTATCCATGGTGGTTCCTAGGCATTTGTCGCAGAGAAGGATAAAACTGCTGCCACGAAAATATAATCAGACATCTGATGGGAAGGTTCCGTTTTTTGCCGATGATGAAGAATCTCCTGCAACACCAAAAGCGGATGCCTTTTTTATCCCTAGAGAGAACCCGAGGAGTCTGATAATCCGTCCAACTGACCAGTGGCGTTCACGTAGTGCGGCTGACAGGCAATCAGTACTGAGAGATTCAACTGATCTTGACAAACATAACGATGCTTTGGTTGGGAAGGAGCGCGGCAAGGCTGTTGTGTCACCGGCTCGGTCTGGTTCAGTGGAAAATGGCACCTACCGTGATGAGCACCACCAGGCATTACCTGAGGCGCATGCGAATGGTTCTTCTGTTGAGAAGCTCATACCTAAGCTATCCCAGGCAGATTACTTCACGGAGCCTAGTTTAGAGGAGCTTGCCGCCAAAGAACGTGCTGAACCAGGTTACTGCAGTCGGGTGAGAGACTTTGTTGTTGGACGTCAAGGCTACGGCAGCATCAAATTCATGGGAGAAACTGATGTAAGGGGCCTTGATCTGGAATCAATCGTGGAATTCAATAACCGTGAAGTGATTGTGTACAAGGACGATAACGAAAAGCCCCAGGTTGGTGAGGGCCTGAACAAAGCTGCTGTCGTGACTCTTTTGAACATCAAGTGTGTTAACAGGAAGACAGGCGATCAGTACACGGAGGGTCCAAGGGTAGACAAGTACAAGGAGATGCTggtgaagaaggctgaggagcaGGGTGTGGAGTTCATCTCGTTTGACGCTGCAAAGGGTGAGTGGAAGTTCAAGGTGAAGCACTTCAGCTCCTATGGTTTTGCTGAAGCTGAAGTAGGCCTGGTCGATTCCCTGTAG
- the LOC119275713 gene encoding nuclear pore complex protein NUP98A-like isoform X1 yields the protein MFGSTNPFGQSSASAFGQTSSNPFGAQSGFGQTSTTTNNPFGSPTTAFGAQTGTTSPFGATSSTAGAFGQPSAPAFGATSTPAFGAAPIGGFGQPSTPAFGTPSSSPFGSSTPAFGASPAPAFGAGATSSGFGSGSLFGQKPSFGGFGSSPSQSSPFGSTFQQTQPTFGNSTFGATTTPAFGTTTTPSFGATTTPAFGSTSTSLFGASSTPAFGSTPFGSTTTPSFGSSGTTTFGASSAPAFGASSMPANAFSFGSSPSFGQTASATGSTPFGTTPSPFGAQTSPFGSQTAAPAFGQASFGNQSGGTRVQPYVQTPDPDSATSGTQPAAKLNSISAMPAYKEKSHEELRWEDYQRGDKGGPNSSVTPVANSFPTPSPSFQTNPPANPFAKPSTGGFGATPNPFSSPTVTPFGQTSSSAFSANTSPSLFANTTPSLFSTPSTTPNLFNNSLSISNNTQSAGLFQSSPAIAPFSQSFSQQSSTPAFSTGIFNTPNPGMTGGLFGNTSSPFLTSTFQQSAPVQQTPSLFSFQPQTQPASTGGFTGFSNTMNLAPFGQQTTSQSNMVMQPTLVSNPFGTLPAMPQMSIGNGGSAPSIQYGISSLPVPEKPLPSRTVSMVVPRHLSQRRIKLLPRKYNQTSDGKVPFFADDEESPATPKADAFFIPRENPRSLIIRPTDQWRSRSAADRQSVLRDSTDLDKHNDALVGKERGKAVVSPARSGSVENGTYRDEHHQALPEAHANGSSVEKLIPKLSQADYFTEPSLEELAAKERAEPGYCSRVRDFVVGRQGYGSIKFMGETDVRGLDLESIVEFNNREVIVYKDDNEKPQVGEGLNKAAVVTLLNIKCVNRKTGDQYTEGPRVDKYKEMLVKKAEEQGVEFISFDAAKGEWKFKVKHFSSYGFAEAEVGLVDSL from the exons ATGTTCGGCTCCACCAATCCGTTCGGGCAGTCGTCCGCTAGCGCTTTTGGGCAGACCTCCAGCAACCCCTTCGGGGCCCAATCGGGGTTCGGCCAGACCAGCACCACCACCAACAATCCCTTCGGCAGCCCGACCACCGCCTTCGGTGCGCAGACCGGGACCACCTCGCCTTTCGGcgccacctcctccaccgccggcGCGTTTGGCCAGCCATCCGCTCCGGCGTTCGGGGCTACATCCACCCCGGCGTTTGGGGCCGCGCCAATTGGCGGATTTGGCCAGCCATCCACGCCGGCGTTCGGCACCCCGTCGTCCTCTCCGTTCGGGAGCTCCACGCCAGCCTTTGGTGCGTCGCCAGCCCCTGCGTTTGGCGCGGGCGCCACATCCTCCGGCTTTGGCAGCG GATCTTTGTTTGGACAAAAGCCAAGTTTTGGTGGTTTTGGATCATCCCCTAGCCAGTCTAGTCCTTTCGGTAGCACATTTCAGCAAACACAGCCAACATTTGGCAACAGCACTTTCGGCGCCACAACTACACCGGCCTTTGGCACCACGACGACGCCATCCTTTGGTGCCACAACCACCCCAGCGTTTGGCTCAACATCAACATCCCTATTTGGGGCTTCCAGCACACCAGCATTTGGCTCCACACCCTTCGGTTCAACCACGACTCCTAGTTTTGGATCCTCAGGAACCACAACATTTGGTGCGAGCAGTGCTCCAGCTTTTGGAGCTTCAAGCATGCCAGCAAATGCTTTTAGTTTTGGTTCTTCCCCATCCTTTGGACAAACAGCATCTGCAACCGGAAGCACTCCGTTCGGAACAACTCCTTCGCCTTTTGGGGCACAAACGTCTCCATTTGGCTCGCAGACAGCAGCACCAGCATTTGGGCAAGCTTCATTTGGAAATCAATCTGGAGGAACCAGAGTACAGCCTTATGTGCAGACACCAGATCCTGACAGTGCTACAAGTGGTACTCAGCCTGCTGCAAAACTTAATTCCATATCAGCCATGCCTGCATACAAAGAGAAGAGTCATGAAGAGTTGAGGTGGGAGGATTACCAGCGTGGAGACAAGGGTGGACCAAACTCTTCTGTAACTCCAGTGGCGAACAGCTTTCCAACTCCGTCGCCAAGTTTTCAAACAAATCCGCCGGCAAATCCATTTGCTAAGCCCTCTACAGGTGGTTTTGGTGCCACTCCGAACCCATTTTCGTCGCCCACAGTTACCCCATTTGGACAAACAAGCAGTTCTGCATTTTCAGCAAATACCTCACCATCTCTATTTGCGAATACTACTCCTTCATTATTCAGCACGCCATCGACAACCCCAAATCTTTTCAATAATAGCTTATCCATTAGTAATAATACTCAATCAGCTGGGCTGTTTCAGTCTTCCCCTGCAATAGCGCCATTTAGCCAGTCGTTTAGCCAGCAATCAAGCACCCCAGCTTTCTCCACTGGTATATTCAACACACCGAACCCTGGAATGACCGGAGGGCTGTTTGGCAACACATCTTCACCTTTTCTAACA TCAACATTTCAACAATCTGCTCCTGTTCAGCAGACTCCAAGCTTATTCTCATTCCAACCTCAAACCCAACCAG CTTCTACAGGTGGATTCACTGGTTTTTCCAACACGATGAATCTGGCTCCATTTGGACAGCA AACCACCAGCCAGTCCAATATGGTTATGCAGCCGACTCTTGTTTCAAATCCCTTCGGGACACTTCCAGCAATGCCTCAGATGTCCATTGGGAATGGTGGATCCGCACCCTCTATCCAGTATGGCATATCAAGTTTGCCG GTTCCTGAGAAGCCTCTTCCAAGCAGAACAGTATCCATGGTGGTTCCTAGGCATTTGTCGCAGAGAAGGATAAAACTGCTGCCACGAAAATATAATCAGACATCTGATGGGAAGGTTCCGTTTTTTGCCGATGATGAAGAATCTCCTGCAACACCAAAAGCGGATGCCTTTTTTATCCCTAGAGAGAACCCGAGGAGTCTGATAATCCGTCCAACTGACCAGTGGCGTTCACGTAGTGCGGCTGACAGGCAATCAGTACTGAGAGATTCAACTGATCTTGACAAACATAACGATGCTTTGGTTGGGAAGGAGCGCGGCAAGGCTGTTGTGTCACCGGCTCGGTCTGGTTCAGTGGAAAATGGCACCTACCGTGATGAGCACCACCAGGCATTACCTGAGGCGCATGCGAATGGTTCTTCTGTTGAGAAGCTCATACCTAAGCTATCCCAGGCAGATTACTTCACGGAGCCTAGTTTAGAGGAGCTTGCCGCCAAAGAACGTGCTGAACCAGGTTACTGCAGTCGGGTGAGAGACTTTGTTGTTGGACGTCAAGGCTACGGCAGCATCAAATTCATGGGAGAAACTGATGTAAGGGGCCTTGATCTGGAATCAATCGTGGAATTCAATAACCGTGAAGTGATTGTGTACAAGGACGATAACGAAAAGCCCCAGGTTGGTGAGGGCCTGAACAAAGCTGCTGTCGTGACTCTTTTGAACATCAAGTGTGTTAACAGGAAGACAGGCGATCAGTACACGGAGGGTCCAAGGGTAGACAAGTACAAGGAGATGCTggtgaagaaggctgaggagcaGGGTGTGGAGTTCATCTCGTTTGACGCTGCAAAGGGTGAGTGGAAGTTCAAGGTGAAGCACTTCAGCTCCTATGGTTTTGCTGAAGCTGAAGTAGGCCTGGTCGATTCCCTGTAG